ATTTGTGCAGGTGATTAGATAAGATAGTATAGCGACTCAATGAATTTTGTACAATTATTGCTAAAGGTAAATACTAAAGTGTTTGTATAACAAagtttagcatgtttatttGTGCTTATGTGTTATAGCAGTTGTTTAGTGATTAATTATTATTGGTTTTCTTATAGGACACTGCTGAAGATGAGATAGCATGATTCAATATCAATTCAAACATATTATGCAGTAAGCTTTAGACTTTTACTTTTGTTAGTTACTGCTTTTgaagaatttcatttttttattattcttgtAGTTTATGTTGTTTGCAGAGCTGCATGATTCCCATTCTCCTAGTTTTTGGTATTGTAACAGCTAACAAAACACCAGGTATAGTTCTAAGTCTTTTGAACACACTCAATCATCACTTTTTATCATgctaacattttcatttttttatactAATATTTCTATGTCCACTGTGTTAGGTTTTATTGTTAGAGGCTCTGAAGGAGATTCATAAAAGTGCCTTTTTATTAGCAGACATCAATCTTATCTATCAATATTAATTATTAAGTGAAGggactactttttttttctatgaattTTCTGTACTCAACAATTTGACTTATTAGTGATATGTTTATACAGAATTTGTCAATCTTTTGAAGCTATCGTCACTATTATCTCtctccttgtttctttttagttttccccatcttttgtttcattacttGTGTATCACAACATTTCATTGCTTGAATGATTTCTAACAATTGGTTTATAACTGTCAATTTGCCATCAATGTGAAGAAgtcattgaagaaaagtcacTCGAACAGTTATTATATTAAACTTTTCTTCTAtgtttttagtttgtttaagaTAGAAAAAACTGGCTTAACCTTGACTAAAATTTGAACTCTAATTCAACTCTGACTTGACAGATGTTACAATTTTTGTTGCACATGTCAAATTTGGAGGAAAGATTGAAGTTGTGAGCAGTACACTTGATATCAAGCCATCTTCAAATGCATTGGAAATCATGACATCCGTTTTGGGCTTATGATTATCTGCATCTTGTGATAGcacatgcttttctttttctttctttttttctttttctatcgttttgccttggagtcattgatgacttgttcttctttaatttcatcttgtttcttttatctatgaaattaatttttttaaatttttcaaaaaaaaaaggtggttcACCATATTGAAAAATCTGAAGTCCAGGAAGCAACATATACTACCTCAGTTCCACTTAATTGTTGTGTCTcattcttacatttttttttcttgtgtcctagtttcttttttgttgtgttggtgttttgtttgttgttttccttgtgtctttttttttttttgtgttttgttgTTATGCTCATGTGACTTGTTTGGAGAGTTGAAAAGGGGctgtacttttttattttgataataatGATACTGAAATATCCAAGTGTTCTTTAAAACATAATATCCAGCCTCTTGCTCTTCATTGTCCTTTGTCTGAAGTAGTTGTTAGTCACCATTTTCAACCTCTTCCTCTTGATTCTTCATtcccttttttgtgtttctacTTGTATCATaagttttcttttgcttataagataagttttcttttgcttataaGATAagttttcctttgctttttgaGGCACCTTAATAGATCATCCTTGAACAACACCTTTCCAAACTGCAGCAACTTGACTGCAGTTGAGATAATGTGAATAATACACAGTTCATGATTGTCTTTTGGTTTGCATGATTATCAAAATTTAGTAAAATATGAACTCTAATTTCTCTGATTTTGCATTGAACTGAGTTACAACAGCTTGAactaaaattgaagaaatgcCATTGAGTCCTCTTAATTGGAGTTGTTATTGAAATAAAAGGGAAAATCTAACACTTACTTTGGCCTagttttttcaaatgtttatctATTGAATTCAGCAAATGTTCATCTATTGAATTCAACAAATAGATggcattgcttcaattttagtATTTGAGGACTCAATGGCTTGTTGCTTGACCAAATGGTAATCCTTCTATGAGTTTGTTAGTTTTTAAGCTTTGAGTTAGGAATTGTCAGTAAGGAACTTGTGAAATTAGGTGGAGAGCATAGCTTTGTATCTAAATGTGCCTTGTAGATTGcatatctcttttttttgtctttttggtaGTCTTAGTactataaaatatttatgtcaTTAGATGCAAAGTCACTCGAGAGCCAAAGATTTATAACCAATATTTGGTTGTCAaccaaatgaatggcataatcATGACAATTTTTTATAGTACTATTACTACTGTTCATATTTAGCCTTGTGTCGTGTTTCAAATAGGAAATTATATGCACCGGCCGCAGTtgatgaaattatatatatatattttttttctgttttcagcTAAGCCgccttttgtcttttttgccGTTTCCAGGGgcattttaatcttttcaaaGGAACTCGTTTCTTGGCGACCCGGACATCTAATCAGCTTGTTCCCGACAACCTTAATCAGATGGCTTTTTCCTAAAAGGGGACCGACCACTTTTGTTCTCACATAATGAAAGCGAAATTAATAAAACTACGctcaagttttaaaagaatttgCAAATAGCCGTCCAACATTAAGCTATTTTTACAAACGGTTCTTGACATATAAAAATTCTCAGACTAGCTTTTTCGTTTATATTTATCCGAAAACCCATAGTTACGCAAGGGAAGGTTATATGCTTGGGCCCGAACACGTAATGGGTGTTGGAAGCTCAGAATGACAGAAATGCCCCCTCAATTGTAGAAAGTGAGAGCCCTTTTTAGTTAAGCATGGGTTGCCCTTTATAAGGCGATAAGTTTTACCCAATGGCAAATTGCATCGCATGCCCTTTTAATCTGCGACAGTGAAAGTGGTCAACCTCCTTTACAACCATGCGATGTGGTTGAGTTGAGCCCTTTCATTATTGCATTGCATTGCAGGTGAAAGGGCATAACAAACAACATTCTTTGGTTTTTACCCTTGTTCTATTCGTTgtcaactttttccttttttttgttctttgtttacttttttaCGCCTACTTCTTCCCCTATAAGGGGTTCCTATTAGGGTCCTAACATATATAACTTCATCTCAAAACCAGGGCAACCAGAGGTTTTATTAAAGAgtacaaagagagggagaagccGTAATGAGAGTCCATGCCTAGTATTTTATAGTAAAAATATAAACGgtcaaattaaatgagaaaaaaatgcaacatgAGATTTTGATATGAGTAGTCTGATCATTCATTCTATGAACAAACTAGTGCCGGATTACTCTCACGAAAAGTATACTACTACTTCTTCCATAAGTTTTGAATTGGCTTTGGACCCCAAAGGATAGAAGAAAAgtttttatgtcaaaaaaaggtttttaatatcattttttcaaaaacttaaccTCCAAGAATTTATTCTTTAAAAAGATCCGTGCCACGTCAGCCCTAGTCATGTGCAAAACAAGAATAAGATGGACCATGTTTACAAATTCCTGTCACGAATCAAATAAAACCATATCAAAATTGATTTCAAGTTCCCGTAGATCACATCAAGATGgtcaaaaactttaaaaaagatGTAAAAAACCCTATTTCTAGAATGTATCGGCAAACCTGTCCCCATCGGCGTACGaagctgagagagagagagaggggacaCAGAAAGAGAGTCGCAAGTCTCTAAAAAATTGACTTGGAAGAGCCTAGTAAAGTAACGAAGCCATTCCTTACTTTGAAAGGAAGGAAGGGAGGAAAAAGCCCCCAACTTTTCCGGCCGGGCAGAAAACAGAGATGCAGAACAGAAGAGGGACTGATTGAATTTGAATACCCTCCTGGCCTTTTCTTCTCTGATTGTCCTAAAAATCCCAAAGCAATAAAAACAACTAGAAAAAATTGAATACATTTATGGCAAGAATAAAGAATGTATTTATGTCTGCAGGAGGAGAAAAGACAGATACTGCCTCTTTGAGAATCTGCTTCTGCTGTCCCCATCAACAAAAAGACCTTGCCATGGTCCTTAATCACCTTTTATTCTCAGGTTTAACTACTTCCCGACCACATTCCCTTCCGCTTACTGCTATTCCACCGTCCTCCTCCCCTGCTCTCCAGGAGCGCCTGGCCGGGAGAAGGCCGATACTTTGTGGTTTTGTTATGCCAACAAGGCCCGCACTCCCTGCCCCCTTTCTCTTCTCCGGCCATTCCCGTTACCATTGGCCCAGTTCCGCTTTGCCCGTAACGATTGGTCGTTGTCGCGGAACTCAGTAAGGCTCTGATTCTCTTGATGGTACTTCTCTGGCGCCCAGTCGTCGAACTCTTCTCCCCAGCCACATGCGGCACCATGGTTGTTAACCGCCCAATCGTCGCCCCAACCTGAACGGGGGATCGGAGCGTTGCCCTTGTCCTCATCAGGTGGAATCTCGCGACCATCCCATGAGTTCGAATCGAATATTCCGTCCTTGCTCTGCATCGCCGCTGCCCGGACTTGATTGTCGTCGTTGTCATCGCCCCACCCCGAACAAGGGATGGCACTGATGTCTTGATTCTCCCAGATGATGCTCAAGACTTCCGGCCTGTCTCCCTCTCCGATTTCTTCCTCCATAGAGTTTAGGAGCTCGGGGTCGGTCCCGGCGGCGACGGAGTCCCAGTCGATTCTGTCGATGAAGATGTCAGGGTCAGGAAGAGAGACATCACAGGGCAGATCGTTGATCTTAGCCCAGAAACGCTTCTTGGCGTTGGTGAACGCTTCTTCTCCAGCTGAATCGTCCCACTGAACCACGTTCGCGAATAAGGACATGACCTTCTTGGTTTCCAAGACCTTCGACCAAGGAATGAAGCAGACTCTGGCGCAGAACTCCTTCTCCCAAGATGGAACCGTTGGCTTCCAGTAGCCTAAACTGCCTACTGATAGACGCCGGAAAGTTAGAATCGTACAACCACAattggaaaaagagaagaagaagtgaAGGAGAAAACAGAACGTTGTCAACTGTCAAGAACAATTGGAACGCAAGGATATCATACCACGTCAACATCACATATACCAGCAACTGAGATAGAAACAGAGATAGGAACTCCactttgaaataaaaaaatatgtttcctaatctatttcatttgaatggAGGAATAGATTGGGAAAACGAATTAAGAAACTCAAAAGGACAGAAGCGTTTAGAAACGCGTTTGTTAGCTTtgtttgaaagagagagagagagagaacaatttAACAGATTGACGATTGCAACTAACAAATTCTTTGTTCCCCGTTCGGCGTTCGAATCTCACTCGGAAAGAAGACCCAGATGAAACAGAGGAACCGTCTCCACCGACCAGAACACCCGTGCAAGATCAAGAAACCAACTCCAAAAATCCCAGAGACGCAACCAGAACCGCCGGTCAAAAACCAGACTCCCCAAACACCCAAACGAGCAAGACAACGCCAATTCCAAGAACAATACAAGGGGAGCAAACATAAACCAGTAACTACCTCTAGGCGGCTTCCTGTATCTCTGTTTGGCCGTCATCGAGCTCATCGCCGGCGTCTCCCGCGATCCCCACCGATCACGCATCTCCCAAAACCCCACGGGAACCCTCCCGGACTCGCTTTCGAATCCAATCACCGGAGAAGACCGAAAACGAATAATGACAACACGAAACGATCACATCCAGCGGTCTCCACGGAATAAAGTTTCTCACCAGACAGGATGGTGAGGAAAAGCAGGACTAATAGAGGGAGAAGCAGGGGATGAGGAGGAAGCGAAGCTGAACAAAGGAGGGGAGAGTGAGGAGGAACGACGGTTGATTTTGCCGCTTGTTTCTCTCTTACGGGTTGATTGATCCCCACGCgatatttatttataactgCTTCGTCTATTTATACGCGAGCATGAGTGGGGAAGCGTTTATAGGAGTTCGCGTTTCAACGTACAGCCCTACTTCGGGGAATAATTACCGGAAAGCCATCAACTGCTGGGACCCATAGCTGCTTTCTATTTTCCGTTCACTCGGTCTCTTGCGGTTTCTGAAATTTCGTCCCCAACTTCGATCGTCACAGCATGATGTTCTTGTTCTAGGAAATATAATGTGATTACATTCAGTGTTTGAATTAAGCAGAAAATCTATGATCGCATCATGGTTTCTGAAAcaagaaatcaaaattttttttcttacaaaatgtCATTTTATTGTTGCCAAAATGTTAAACAATGTAAAAACCTTTATGGTAGAAATAAAAGGATTGTTGAACTGTCTTTTTTAGTGATGAACACAGCAGTATTAATTAGCATTCATGCCATGCTTCTACAAATGTTTCTATTATGATTAACTCAAACTGTGTTAACGTTTGATAGTTCCAAATTTCCAATCGCTACCCGTTTTAGGCAATCTCTAAATCATGGTAGAGATAAGTAGCAGAGTTAGAAAATTTGGCTGATGGCCACTGGTTGGGACTCTTTATAAGCACAAAAACTCTTCAAAGGTACTGGATTGATGATGACACGAGTCATTATATATTGATCATTTTACGTGTATCATGAGTCCATGTGATATAAGTAGAAACTCGTTTGAACTTTTGCCTTATTGATAAATCGGCACGTCTCCCGAGAACACACGTTAGTCTACAGGTGACACGAGAGATTCACAACTAAAATGGCGAGTCAATGTGAGAAAGACTGGAGTTTGATTCGAGCCTATGAAGGTTTTGAGTAATGCAGCAAGAGATTAATGTGCAACTAATATGGCCATTCTATGTATCATAAAAGGAGATTTTACTTTGGACTtcgtatttttaaacaaaaatgttcGTCATTGTACATGCCATgatttataaaagaaattaaaggggagaagtttaatttttaatatgtttaatGTGATTTAATGCAAGACATCATTCACATGATTTACGGTTTGTTGGCTGAGAATGTTGTCTATCTAAGCCAATGCACTTTTGGTAAAAGATTTAATCACGATCCAAAAGTTTTCACGTCATAAATGTTCAAGTAAAACGATGAGTACATCTCTCGTACAAAGTTATtagtttaaaaaaacatttcaagCAACAAATTTATGATGACTGATATCATCATTGGCAGGTGCGCAGCCAAGATGAATGGGGCCAACAGGGGAACTTACAAACTTTATTGCATAGATACAATAGGCCTAAAATCTTTGATATCCTTAGTAAGGGTTGGACATCAGTCGTGTACCCGACGGGTACAGGCCGATTTGAACTGATaagattttttatatatataatttattaatgtttatatatcattataatattttattatgattaattatatatatatatatatatatatatatatatatatatatagtcgagTTCAAATTCAAGTTTCAAGAGTTTTAAGTGTCAGAACCCGAACCCAGGTTCCGGGCTGGCCTGACTCCTTAATCGGTTCGGTCCGATACCCGGACTTAATCTTAGCCCTTACAAATTAGTGATGAGAACAATGTGTGCACAGTTGGATCTCACATCGACAATGGTATTGCGACCCTGCCTCAGATTGACCTGTGCTTGGAAAAAGTTTGTGTTGTTGTCGTCTTCACAGAGCCACTTTGTTCTAGCCTTCTGACGCCACAGAGAAGCTTCTTCCTTTAACGATGACTCAATCTCATGCCTCAAGATCCACTCCAAGTTGACGTCCCAATTCATGTCTGCTTGAATCCTGTTTTGGATCGCCTGAAGCTCCATTCTCAGGTTCTACGGCTTCCCGATGCTGTGAGTCGGATTGAGAATGAGAGTGTTCTCAGCCCTTCCATGCTTGATTCACTGTTCGTCTTCAGGAATCCACACCCTCGGCTGACATCCACTGAGGAGACCAGACCAATTAATTTTAATACAAGATTGTTGACATTGTTAtacaattcaattaaaaaactGTCAAATGGTACTTAGATCATCTACAAGAAATCGTCATAAAGCCTATCTTCTTCTTAGTAAATATTACAAGTTTATCTACCAACCTTCATAAGCTTAGTTATCCTCTTCTCATAGGGAACAAATCCAGCAACCTCCCTTATAAGGTTCCAAATAAAATGAGACTATTTTCT
This window of the Nymphaea colorata isolate Beijing-Zhang1983 chromosome 2, ASM883128v2, whole genome shotgun sequence genome carries:
- the LOC116248582 gene encoding uncharacterized protein LOC116248582 isoform X1, whose translation is MRDRWGSRETPAMSSMTAKQRYRKPPRVGSLGYWKPTVPSWEKEFCARVCFIPWSKVLETKKVMSLFANVVQWDDSAGEEAFTNAKKRFWAKINDLPCDVSLPDPDIFIDRIDWDSVAAGTDPELLNSMEEEIGEGDRPEVLSIIWENQDISAIPCSGWGDDNDDNQVRAAAMQSKDGIFDSNSWDGREIPPDEDKGNAPIPRSGWGDDWAVNNHGAACGWGEEFDDWAPEKYHQENQSLTEFRDNDQSLRAKRNWANGNGNGRRRERGQGVRALLA
- the LOC116248582 gene encoding uncharacterized protein LOC116248582 isoform X2 codes for the protein MRDRWGSRETPAMSSMTAKQRYRKPPRGSLGYWKPTVPSWEKEFCARVCFIPWSKVLETKKVMSLFANVVQWDDSAGEEAFTNAKKRFWAKINDLPCDVSLPDPDIFIDRIDWDSVAAGTDPELLNSMEEEIGEGDRPEVLSIIWENQDISAIPCSGWGDDNDDNQVRAAAMQSKDGIFDSNSWDGREIPPDEDKGNAPIPRSGWGDDWAVNNHGAACGWGEEFDDWAPEKYHQENQSLTEFRDNDQSLRAKRNWANGNGNGRRRERGQGVRALLA